The following are encoded together in the Paludisphaera mucosa genome:
- the kdsA gene encoding 3-deoxy-8-phosphooctulonate synthase, protein MERHVLANQESNTVNVVPNPVTVGPVKIGRGEPLALIAGPCVMEPGDMTLRIASRLVEICGELGVPLIFKASFDKANRSSGSSYRGPGLAGGMEVFRKVKAETGLPVTTDVHETIQAGPIAETVDLLQIPAFLARQTDLLEAVAATRRPVNVKKGQFMAPWDMKNVVEKLQDFGAAGTLLTERGTTFGYGRLVNDMRAIPQMQATGAPVVFDATHSVQLPSAGEGGKTSSGQREMIPPLARAAVAAGCDALFLEVHPEPERALSDGPNSLRLDDLAGLLKTLLRIREAILG, encoded by the coding sequence ATGGAGCGCCACGTCCTCGCCAACCAGGAGTCGAACACGGTGAACGTCGTCCCCAACCCGGTGACGGTCGGCCCGGTCAAGATCGGCCGCGGAGAGCCGCTGGCCCTGATCGCCGGGCCCTGCGTGATGGAGCCGGGCGACATGACCCTGCGGATCGCCTCGCGGCTCGTCGAGATCTGCGGCGAGCTGGGCGTCCCCCTGATCTTCAAGGCGTCGTTCGACAAGGCCAACCGCTCGTCGGGGTCGAGCTACCGCGGGCCGGGGCTCGCGGGGGGCATGGAGGTCTTCCGCAAGGTCAAGGCCGAGACCGGCTTGCCCGTGACGACCGACGTCCACGAGACGATCCAGGCCGGCCCCATCGCCGAGACCGTCGACCTGCTCCAGATCCCGGCCTTCCTGGCCCGCCAGACCGACCTGCTGGAGGCCGTGGCGGCCACCCGGCGGCCGGTGAACGTCAAGAAGGGGCAGTTCATGGCCCCCTGGGACATGAAGAACGTCGTCGAGAAGCTGCAGGACTTCGGCGCGGCCGGGACGCTGCTCACCGAGCGCGGGACGACCTTCGGCTACGGCCGGCTCGTCAACGACATGCGGGCCATCCCCCAGATGCAGGCGACCGGCGCCCCCGTCGTCTTCGACGCCACCCACTCCGTGCAGCTCCCGAGCGCCGGCGAGGGGGGCAAGACCAGTTCCGGCCAGCGCGAGATGATCCCGCCGCTCGCCAGGGCCGCGGTCGCCGCCGGCTGCGACGCCCTCTTCCTGGAAGTCCACCCCGAGCCCGAGCGGGCCCTCTCCGACGGCCCCAACTCCTTGCGCCTGGACGACTTGGCGGGCCTGTTGAAGACCCTTTTGAGAATCCGCGAGGCGATCCTGGGCTGA
- a CDS encoding tetratricopeptide repeat protein, protein MGSNRCAGVARAALLGFTSAALAILSGCNYTPPSRTTASVGTFQPGEATAKSKAARAKADARNRRDDVERAAILESSIQLIKSAALKPGGDNFRLATQKLTQYFEGTPPVEYVMKPEVLRFLARQLPRKMMEEIQAQRWSESRDARHIEDCMMYNDIAGRVGGSGDDLARVRRVFDWTVEQVQLVPAGSMGTPQLPQVYARPYDLLLRGMAVESQGFWAERSWMFMALCRQLGVDVGLLTYSRGNTVEPLIPKTGDALSPLGRPRSERPPNIWICAALIDGEAYLFDARVGLPVPGPGGEGVATLRQALADPAILEAMSLPGLSPYETSRATLLASPTRIGVLIDSSQGYYTPKMRLLQGELAGKNRTILFHDPAAQEAHFAEVLGKRLGSVAFWTLPLEVETRLFTDPNFVAATQQSLLFFRGEMPLLYARIKHLRGDLAEAVSDYVSFRFSDNVPFVNNKNMAIPGAIQEGLDAYSSYYLALAHLERKDHRQAELMFRKVLEMLPEPSPNDPPYYMFRWGAHANLGRIYEAQGDPVRAVEHYTAADPTMQYHGNLLRARGLVFRDPMQDVPAPLPAAPKAFTRMAAPAAPAAEAPAPKPAEASKPEAAAPAPSGNPAPPATSNPPAGSGVVE, encoded by the coding sequence ATGGGGTCCAATCGTTGTGCAGGCGTCGCCCGGGCCGCCCTGCTCGGGTTCACGTCCGCGGCCCTCGCGATCCTCTCCGGCTGCAATTACACGCCGCCGAGCCGCACCACGGCGAGCGTGGGCACGTTCCAGCCCGGCGAGGCCACGGCCAAGTCGAAGGCGGCCCGCGCGAAGGCGGACGCCCGCAACCGTCGCGACGACGTGGAGCGCGCTGCGATCCTGGAAAGCTCCATCCAGCTCATCAAGAGCGCCGCGCTGAAGCCCGGCGGCGACAACTTCCGGCTGGCGACCCAGAAGCTCACCCAGTACTTCGAGGGGACGCCCCCCGTCGAGTACGTGATGAAGCCCGAAGTCCTCCGGTTCCTCGCGCGTCAGCTGCCGCGGAAGATGATGGAGGAGATCCAGGCCCAGCGGTGGTCGGAGAGCCGCGACGCCCGGCACATCGAAGACTGCATGATGTACAACGACATCGCGGGCCGCGTCGGGGGGTCGGGCGACGACCTCGCGCGCGTCCGTCGCGTCTTCGACTGGACCGTCGAGCAGGTCCAACTCGTCCCGGCCGGCAGCATGGGGACGCCCCAGCTGCCCCAGGTCTACGCCCGGCCCTACGACCTCCTGCTGCGCGGGATGGCGGTCGAGTCGCAGGGCTTCTGGGCCGAGCGGTCGTGGATGTTCATGGCCCTCTGCCGCCAGCTCGGCGTGGACGTCGGCCTGCTGACCTACTCCCGGGGCAACACCGTCGAGCCCCTGATCCCCAAGACGGGCGACGCCCTCTCGCCTCTCGGCCGGCCGCGTTCCGAGCGGCCGCCGAACATCTGGATCTGCGCCGCATTGATCGACGGCGAGGCCTACCTGTTCGACGCCCGCGTCGGCCTGCCGGTCCCCGGGCCCGGCGGCGAGGGGGTCGCGACGCTCCGGCAGGCGCTCGCCGACCCCGCGATCCTCGAGGCCATGAGCCTCCCCGGGCTCTCGCCGTACGAGACCAGCCGGGCCACGCTGCTCGCCAGCCCGACCCGGATCGGCGTCCTGATCGACTCCAGCCAGGGCTACTACACGCCCAAGATGCGGCTGCTCCAGGGCGAGCTCGCCGGCAAGAACCGGACGATCCTCTTCCACGACCCGGCCGCGCAGGAGGCCCACTTCGCCGAGGTCCTGGGCAAGCGCCTGGGCTCGGTCGCCTTCTGGACGCTCCCCCTGGAGGTCGAGACCCGGCTGTTCACCGACCCCAACTTCGTCGCCGCGACCCAGCAGTCGCTGCTCTTCTTCCGGGGCGAGATGCCCCTGCTCTACGCCCGGATCAAGCACCTCCGCGGCGACCTGGCCGAGGCCGTCTCCGACTACGTCTCGTTCCGGTTCTCCGACAACGTCCCCTTCGTGAACAACAAGAACATGGCCATCCCGGGCGCGATCCAGGAGGGCCTGGACGCCTACTCCAGCTATTACCTCGCCCTCGCCCACCTGGAGCGCAAGGACCACCGCCAGGCCGAGCTGATGTTCCGCAAGGTCCTGGAGATGCTCCCCGAGCCGAGCCCGAACGACCCGCCGTACTACATGTTCCGCTGGGGCGCCCACGCCAATCTGGGCCGGATCTACGAGGCCCAGGGCGATCCCGTCCGCGCCGTCGAGCACTACACCGCGGCCGACCCGACCATGCAGTACCACGGCAACCTGCTGCGGGCCCGCGGGCTGGTCTTCCGCGACCCGATGCAGGACGTCCCCGCCCCGCTCCCGGCGGCCCCCAAGGCCTTCACCCGCATGGCCGCGCCGGCCGCCCCCGCCGCCGAGGCCCCCGCCCCCAAGCCGGCCGAGGCGTCCAAGCCGGAAGCGGCCGCGCCCGCCCCGTCGGGAAATCCCGCGCCGCCCGCGACTTCGAATCCGCCGGCCGGGTCGGGTGTGGTAGAATGA
- a CDS encoding glycosyltransferase family 4 protein: protein MRVLMVTSFPIPGQYDGTAMLPIKILRALKPRGVDVVVAHLRLRPPGGLSATREDFEGTPVYTLPPSAWLTGRGLERIAREHPFDVVHAQHYGGATRAYFACRRNRWPMVYEIHSLLGDEVERDRLGRGVVFRAYQALERRVVEHAAWVIALGEPVKDVVVREKGVPADRVSVIYPGIDLGEYERPAPDAPIPGVGPEHKVVMYIGSIVHPNQGVPILIDALPEIFAARPDARCVLVGGPAEAGEEYRRRLGEYGDRLVVLTGTTPEQVVALSRRADVLVHPRLACRENYSVQSKLAVYLAARRPIVATDFGDYQRLLGETGAGVLTAVAPGPLAAGVLKVLDDPDLAASLAAAAGPVAEEYFGMARNVDRYLDVYRRAVTLGPR, encoded by the coding sequence ATGCGCGTTCTGATGGTGACCTCGTTCCCGATCCCGGGCCAGTACGACGGCACGGCGATGCTGCCGATCAAGATCCTCCGGGCCCTCAAGCCGCGCGGGGTGGACGTCGTGGTGGCCCACCTGCGGCTCCGCCCCCCCGGCGGATTGTCGGCGACGCGCGAGGATTTCGAGGGGACGCCCGTCTACACCTTGCCCCCCTCGGCCTGGCTGACGGGCCGCGGCCTGGAGCGGATCGCCCGCGAGCACCCGTTCGACGTCGTGCACGCCCAGCACTACGGCGGGGCCACCCGCGCCTATTTCGCCTGCCGCCGCAACCGCTGGCCGATGGTCTACGAGATCCACTCGCTCCTGGGCGACGAGGTCGAGCGCGACCGCCTGGGGCGGGGCGTCGTCTTCCGGGCGTACCAGGCGCTCGAGCGTCGGGTCGTCGAGCACGCCGCCTGGGTCATCGCCCTGGGCGAGCCCGTCAAGGACGTCGTCGTCCGCGAGAAGGGAGTGCCGGCCGACCGGGTGAGCGTCATCTACCCCGGCATCGACCTGGGCGAGTACGAACGGCCCGCCCCCGACGCGCCGATCCCGGGCGTGGGGCCCGAGCACAAGGTCGTCATGTACATCGGCAGCATCGTGCACCCGAACCAGGGCGTGCCGATCCTGATCGACGCCCTGCCCGAGATCTTCGCCGCCCGCCCCGACGCGCGCTGCGTCCTGGTCGGCGGCCCGGCCGAGGCCGGCGAGGAGTACCGCCGACGGCTCGGCGAATACGGCGACCGCCTGGTCGTCCTGACCGGGACCACCCCCGAGCAGGTCGTGGCCCTCAGCCGCCGCGCCGACGTCCTGGTCCACCCCCGCCTCGCCTGCCGCGAGAACTACTCCGTGCAGAGCAAGCTCGCCGTCTACCTCGCCGCCCGTCGGCCGATCGTGGCGACCGACTTCGGCGACTATCAGCGCCTGCTGGGCGAGACCGGGGCCGGCGTCCTGACCGCCGTCGCCCCCGGCCCGCTGGCCGCCGGCGTCCTGAAAGTCCTCGACGATCCCGACCTCGCCGCGAGCCTCGCGGCCGCCGCGGGCCCCGTCGCCGAGGAGTACTTCGGCATGGCCCGCAACGTCGACCGCTACCTCGACGTCTACCGCCGCGCCGTGACGCTCGGCCCGCGCTGA